In Brassica rapa cultivar Chiifu-401-42 chromosome A06, CAAS_Brap_v3.01, whole genome shotgun sequence, a single window of DNA contains:
- the LOC103827552 gene encoding uncharacterized protein LOC103827552: MLITPVSPCCNIAGLFLFRRISRQIFLKTESPSRTNSTSLKTISTVPATARASKPLRCGARRRVRDDGEDEDETYGYNEEIAMLETYSQTCRDEALIVTAKVDGEEVEVLIFKGFSSCLSGETAVDPARSVLPERAVITKIDRVRGPFDPSQIHYIQKGLSFQAFKETMVK; this comes from the coding sequence ATGCTTATCACGCCGGTGAGTCCATGCTGCAACATAGCCGGATTATTCCTTTTCCGGCGCATTTCCCGGCAGATTTTTCTAAAGACCGAATCACCATCACGCACAAACTCGACTAGCCTTAAAACCATTTCAACCGTTCCTGCGACGGCGCGAGCTTCGAAGCCACTACGGTGCGGTGCTCGGAGAAGGGTGAGAGACGacggagaagatgaagatgaaacGTACGGATACAACGAGGAGATAGCGATGCTGGAGACTTATAGCCAAACGTGTAGAGACGAAGCGCTTATCGTGACGGCCAAGGTTGACGGTGAAGAGGTCGAAGTTCTCATCTTCAAAGGATTCTCGTCGTGTCTGAGCGGGGAGACGGCGGTGGATCCGGCGAGGAGTGTGTTGCCGGAGAGAGCAGTGATTACAAAGATAGATAGAGTGAGAGGTCCTTTTGATCCTTCACAGATTCATTACATTCAGAAAGGACTCTCTTTTCAAGCTTTCAAGGAGACTATGGTCAAGTAA